One Algoriphagus sp. Y33 genomic window, TTTACAAAGTTTTCACGAACAAATCCAACCGATACTATCCCTTCCATAAAGACTGATTTAAAAACTATACCGATTACTGAAAATGTATTGGTGTGGTTCGGGCATTCATCGTATTTTATCCAGCTTAACGGAATACGATTTTTAATTGACCCTGTGTTTAGCGGGAATGCTTCCCCTATACCTTATTCAAATAAATCATTTTTAGGAACCGATATTTATTCGGTTGATGATATGCCCGAAATTGATTATTTACTCATCACCCACGATCATTATGACCATTTGGATTATGAAACTATACTGAAATTGAAGTCTAAAATCAAGCATATAGTCTGTGGTCTGGGGGTTGGTTCTCATTTTGAGCATTGGAAATTTGACACTTCAAAAATCATTGAAAAAGATTGGAATGACAAAGTAGTAATTGATGATACTATAACCTTACATACAGCTACTGCCCGTCATTTTTCAGGCCGTGGATTTACTAGGAGCAATACACTTTGGCTTTCTTATGTTTTAGAAACACCCGGTTTCAAAATGTATCTTGGTGGTGATAGTGGTTACGATACATACTTTGCAGAATTAGGAGAAAAATTTGGCGGCTTTGACTTGGCAATACTTGATAATGGACAATACAACACAGCCTGGCAAGAATTACACATGTTGCCCGAAGAAGTGTTAAAAGCAACGCAAGACCTAAAATCAAAACGACTATTTCCCGTTCATTCCTCTAAGTTCAAATTGGCTTTTCACCCTTGGGACGAACCCCTAATTCACTTAACAGAGCACAATGAAAACAAATACCATTTTCCTTTGGTGACACCTAGGATTGGAGAAATAGTTTATCTGGATCATACCTCACAAGAGTTTGAGCAATGGTGGTTAGGATTGGACTAAAACTGCCAGACTCTAACAACTATGCTTCTGTGCGACTTGCAAAGCCAAGCATGAAACCGGAGGGTCCGGTGAGGCATTTAAGGGTATTAGGGCCGTTTTTAAATGATTATGAAATATCTGGCCAATACAAACTTGAAAAGAGTATCATTGCAGGACAAGGCATCAAGAAATCTTCCAGAGGAAGGTTTTAGCCTTGGGCCAGCTTGTAGGAGGACTGAGCGTTTAGGATTAGTCCGGTGGACTAATCTAGCGAAGGGCCAGCTTGTAGGAGGACTGAGCGTTTAGGATTAGTCCGGTGGACTAATCTAGCGAAGGGCCAGCTTGTAGGGCAGACAAACTTCACTCTGTCTCCACGAGCGTTTTGACTACACCTAGAGGAGGAAAAACGGCAAGATTAATAGTGACCATGGACACGTCTAAATGGTATGGTTAATGAACAGAATTGCAGGACACAACGCCATGAAAACTGGTGTCTTGGAATTTTGTGGCATAAAACCAGTTAAAATTTCTGCCTCTGCCCCTGTGAAATCATCAGATGATTTGAAAAGAAAAAAGTGGCTTGATGAAGTTGAAGCTTAAGGGAAAAATCAAAATTAATTTTAAAGTATGAAGCCAGCAACTGCAAGAGCTATTTTTATTTTCTTATTACTATTTCTAGGCGTAGGTGCCTTAGGTGGTGGTGCATTGCTCATCATCTCTCCATCAGGAGAATTATTAGGTGGTTTGCCCTTATCAATTTTAGACCAATCACCTTTCAATGACTTTCTAATACCTGGCATTATTCTGTTTTTGATTTTAGGGATTTCCCCATGTCTTTTGGCGGTAGCTTTAATTAAAAAGCCTTCAAACAGATTTGCTGAATATTTCAACTTCTTTAGAGATATGTATTGGGGTTGGTCATTCAGTATTTACATAGCTTTCGCACTAATTATTTGGATACAAGTTGAAACAATTTACATACAGGGCACAAGCTGGCTACAAACTTTCTACATGTTATACGCCATACCTATCATTTTCGTGGCACTGTTGCCCCAGATCAGAACACTTTACAAAAAATGAATATTATGGTAATTGTATTTTCAATACTCGGACTTATATTAGTCGTCTTAATCATTGGCAAAATAAACTTATCCATAAAATTTCGTAAACAAGTGAAAGAACTTTTTTATTTATCAAAAAGTATATCTCAACAACAATTTCACAAAAGCCAAATAGACGGTTTGCCAGAACCGGTGCAAAGATATTTTAATTACATTTTAACGGATGGACAACCTTTGAAGTTCTTTGGAGATTGGAAAAGGGCGATTTCAGTTATGCAAAATTTTACATCACCGAAATTGAGTATGACAATCCTGTAATAAGCTGAACGAATACCTATCAAGACCTTGTGTTATTTCCTTATGGATATTCTTTCCGTGACGGAAGCCGTACCTGTAACCTTCGAGCGTGAGTTCATAGTTGGCCAAGAGTAGTCAAATACGGCGGAAGTACAGTTGATCTTATCAGTTTGGATTGTATTACGATATGGTTGCTGATTGTTGTCTTCTGTCCATATGATTAAGATCATGGATAATGCATCTAAATCATTGTACCCTTGTATGTGACATTACTATAAAATCTACAAGGGTAAGAAAAACAAAAAATGGAAAGCTTAGAACAAGAAGTAGCAGTGGCCATGCCTCGCATAGGAGATAAGGCTCCTGAATTTAAAGCCATCACCACACAGGGAGAAATCAATTTTCCTGCAGACTATAAAGGTAAATGGGTAATTCTTTTCAGTCATCCTGCAGATTTTACGCCTGTTTGTACCTCAGAGTTTATGACGTTTGCCAAACTAGAGCCGGGATTTTCAGCGTTGAACTGTCAATTGGTAGGTTTGTCCATAGATGGCTTATACAGCCATATTGCCTGGCTCAGGACCATTAAAGACAAAATTGAATTCAAAGGCATGAAAAACATGGAAGTCAAATTTCCATTGATTGAAGATATTAGCATGTCGGTGGCGAAAAAATATGGAATGATACAACCGGGAGAGAGCTCCACTAAAGCAGTCCGTGCAGTCTTCTATATCGATCCAAAAGGAATGATCCGTGCCATTATTTATTACCCACTATCAATGGGTAGAAATTTTGATGAATTAAAAAGAGCGCTTATCGCTATGCAAACGGCCGATGCCTACAACATTGCAACACCTGCCGATTGGCAACCGGGTGATGATGTGATCGTGCCAACTGCAGGCTCTTGTGGCGTTGCCAATGATAGAATGGAGACCAAAGAAGAGGGCATTACCTGCACTGATTGGTTTTTCTGTACCAAAAAGCTCTCTTTGGAGCAAGTTAATAATCCACCTCATAGCAATTAGGGACAAACCATGGAACCCCACTTTTATAATGTAGATATCAATTGGGAAAACAGTCGCAAAGGCATTGTCTGTTCTCCAGAATTGAACAGGAAAAACGGGCTCTGCATCGAAGTAGCCACCCCACCGGAATTCCCAAAAGGTATGGAAGGAATTTGGTCTCCGGAGCACCTGTTTGTAGCTGCGGTAAGCGGTTGCTTAATGACTACCTTTTTAGCCATTGCGGAAAATTCAACACTGGAGTTTGCAAGCTTTAGCTGTAAGGCAAAAGGAAAATTAGAAACCGTGGAAGGAGTTTTGATGATGAGTGAAATCCTGCTAAAACCTACTGTGGTTATCCACAGCGAACAGTATAGGGACAAGGCAACACGAATTATAAAAAAGGCGGAAAACGCTTGTTTGATTACCCATTCGATTAAGTCAAAAATCACAATGGAAATAACTGTTGAGGTAGCTCCTCATTTAATTGAATACAAATAAAAACTACATGTATTCATCCACTGCCTCGATTTTGCCGGACTATCCCCAGCAAGATAAAGTGAAATAGTTGAATCATTACAAAACATTTGAGAGATATTACTACTGTATTAAAGTAGAATTATGCCAAGACCAACAGACAAAAAGGACTTATTGACACTGAGTCAAAAGAATTTTAAAGACCTGAACGATTTTGTTGATTCTTTCACGGAAGAAGACAAAAACAAAGAATTTCCCAAAGGAACAATGAACCGAAATTTTAGGGATGTTCTCGCTCACTTATATCATTGGCATTTAATGACGATAGCGTGGTACACTATTGGAATGAAAGGTCATAAACCTGAGATGCCTGCAAAAGGGTACACCTGGAAAACAACTCCTGAGTTAAACAGAAAGATTTGGGAAACATACAGGACAACGGAATTGAAAAAAGTCAGAAAATCACTTGATAAATCCTTTAATGATGTTCAAGGAATTATTAATAATCATTCCAATGAGGAACTTTTTCAAAAGAAAAAATACAAATGGACAGGAACAACTTCATTAGGAGCTTATTTGGTTTCTGCTACTTCCAGTCATTACGATTGGGCGTTAAAACTTATGAAGAAAGCCATGAAGTAAAACTACCGCTAACAACTAGGTTTTCTTTTCGCGACAAGCACGAACAATGAAACAGTCTTCAAAGGAAACTAAAGTGTATCTTTCTGGTTCATTTGCTATAGCTTATTCGGGCATTGGAAATTGGTTCAGCCTTAAGTACTTTTAGTACAAAGCGATTTACAAACATGAAGAGTTCCCGCAGTGGTGGGACAGGCTGTGTGAGGTGAGAGTCTCATGCACGGCCTGTCCCGTTTTACGGGAGTTCTGTGGGAAGGTGAGGGTGAAATTCCCTTGCCTGATCCGATTAGCAGTCAGGCTAAACCAAAACTCAGAAGGACAAGATGACACTGAATTTGACAATAATTATAGTGGGATTTGTCGGGATAATTTTTCCGACATTTATTCTGATGACTTATCAAAAAGTAAATGCGAAGATAAATCAAGACGAAAAATATCGCTTGACCGATTACAAACAAACCCTACTCATATTTTGGAGTTTGACATTATTGATTTTAATCGATTATTTCGTTTACCAACAACCGACACTGAATTTTCATCCAAAATTTTCCTTAGTAAGCATTGGGCTGACAATTTTAGTTATGGCTTTTGCCCTTTTTCAATATACGACAACAAAAGTTTCGGCAAACAGCGCATACGTAGTTAAAGAAAAGCTGAAAGACGTTTATCATTATTTGCCGAAAAGCAACAAAGAACTAAACTGGTTTTTGTTTCTTTCTATTAGTGCAGGAATTTGTGAGGAAATGATGTTTCGTCTATTTCTTTTTGAGTTTCTAAAAGAAAACACAAATCTGGTAATTGCTTTCGTGCTGACAAACATAATTTTTGCGATAACACATATTGGAAGTGGGAAAAATAACCTAATCAGTTCATTTATCTTAGGTTTGTTGTTTTCCGCTATTTACTATATCACTGATAACATTTGGATAGCAATTATTTTGCATAGTTCAATTGACATAAATGCTGGAATTTTAGGTTATAGAATAAACAGGACGACAACCAATGAGAATTTATCAAGTCCGAACCACTAACACGGGTAACCGTTGCACAACCTCCTTTTAACTTCTTGATTTTTCGGATTCCGATTTAGGGAGTGTGTGATATTTGCTTAGTGGGCTGTGGTAGTGGGAAAAATTTCACTCGGATTTTTCTCCTGAAATCCAATAGAAAGAACCGATAAGTCGGATTAAGCCAGCGGTATTACTTCATAGCTAAGCAAAAGGCCCCATACCCCTCACCGCATCTAGATCCGGAACAAGACCCTATGCCCCACTTCTACTTAGAGCTGTACATGGGCGTAGTGAGATGCAGCTAATTCTGCTACTTAACCAAAAAACACTGCACTTCCTTTACAAAACACCATGCTTCCCTCACATTTTTTTTCATTTTCTTAAAATATAGGCAGGTCATAGGATAGATTCTTCGATTTTTTCACTTTTCTCGTAATAACCTTTTAGTAGAGAACTACTTCGCCAACTTTTATCATCCTTCCGGGCTTAAATCCCGAGAACCTTTCAATCTAGTGGAAGCACTAGCTTCAAAAACACTATCTTATGATCGCCTTCTCCTTAAGGAGGATGGGATGAGGTCAAGAAAGCCAATTGAAAATTGGTTATGATATTAGGGTGGAATTACAAATCCCACCCAGTGCCACGAGCAATGTGACTACGCCTAGAGGGGAATTTTGCCACATCCAGATGTGACCCTTTATAAATGATGGTGGGAGCATCATACTCGGTGACATCTGAATACAATACCAGCAGCAACAATGCACGGCCTTTGGAGTTGATGTTGCTTCGCCACTCCATGTAATTTGACGGTTCATCACCCGGAAAGCTTACATCTACGTGTTTGCCCGTGTCATCGGGCATTTTTTCAGACGGAAACCGGACTGGAAACGTACCTACACTACGGCAGGGATACCACTTGTTGCGGCCGACCAGCTGGTCAAAGGCAGTAAGCAGCTTTGGGGTATTTACAGATTCGATGAAGGATGTTTGTGTATACATTGCCAGACAACTGACTGGTATCAATATACAGGTAGCGAATTTCAATATCTTGATAGTACCACCCAGTATTGGTCGGAGACGTACTACGTCCCTTATGACGGCGGCGGAGGCTATGGCAGTTATAGTAATTACGACTGGGGACAATATGGCACCGCGGGTTCCATGCCGTTACTTATCATTAATCACCTGACAGGAAAGGCTAATTGCGTTTATGGCAAGCTGAAAATCGGTAGTTCAACCTTTAAAAATGCAATTCAAAAATTTGATGGGCAGTTTCCGGTGGCGCATTTGAAGTTCTCTTTGGATTACACTTTAGCCAGCACAACAAATGCGGAAACGGACAATAGTGGGGAATATCATATTGAAATTAAGATTAATGGGAATACACTTTCTGATCGTACCGTTTTAGGTTTGGCCCGGACTCTTGCTCATGAGATAATACATGCTGAAATGTATCGTAAGTTACGGTCTGTTGGCTATACAGTTTCAATTAATGATTTTCCGGGAATTTATTACTATTATTCTCAGTATAAAGACTGGCAACATGAACAAATGGCAGCACATTATAGAGAAACAATTGTAGACATTCTCAGAGAGTTTGATAACTCACAACATACGGATCAATTCTACGATGATTTAAGTTGGGTGGGATTACAAAGAACAGTTTCCTGGAGCAGTCTTTCCGGAAGTGACACGACTCGAATAATCCAAACTGTACAAAACAATAGGCAAAATGGAAACAAAAACTGCAATTAAGGCAAGGATTAAAGGCTTGGTAGTACTGTTTTTATTGCCTTTGTTCTTTTGTAATGCTCAATCAAACAGTGTTGTCCATTTATCCTACAATATTAAGGAACCTTTCAAGTCGGTAAGGAAAATTGAAAACGTGAATGGGAATATTGACTTCCATATTGACAACGAATATTTTCAATATCAAGAAGGCAAAGATGAGATCAGTAAAATAGAACCAGCTTGTCTTGAAGATATTGAAATCATCGATATCGGTACACTTCTAAGATTGTCCTGGCAAAAGAAAAAGGAATTGTTGGAAAAAGAAGAAAAAACAGGCGTTATCCATGTTTTGACAAAAGATCAGACTTTCGACAAAATCTATCTGTATGAAAAAACCGAATTGGGTACCATCGAAAGATATGAGGTCAGGTGGATTGAAAAAATTGAGTGAATAAACGGGATTAAGGCATCTCGGGAGTCTCTCCACTGGGTGTAGAAGAAATATGATTAGTACTAGGTGAGGTCGCAACTACAACTGCTTTCGTTTGTTTCTTTACTAATTGCAAAAAAAATCAGGTCATAATTTGGAGTTGTGGCCTGATTTTATTGTTTTATCTCTAGCTATTAGCCAAGATATAGGTTATCCAACTAAAGTATAGCTCATCAAAAGGGTTATGTTGTTTTTCCTGACGCAATCGAATTTCAACAAGGTGATGTAGTGGGAAGATATCGGTTCAATTAGTACCGATCTAAAAGATCAAGTGAATAAGTCTCCGTTCTCTCCAGATCTCGGCCATTGCCTGAGCATTGAAATTTTAAAACCTCCCTCATTTTTTTTCCATTTTCATGAAAAATTCCCCGTACAGGAGGGACAAGCATTAAAAATCTCTTCGGTAGGACTGAGCGTGAAGGATTAATCCAGTAGGACCGAGGGTGAGGAAACAGTCTGGGGGACTGTTTTAGTGAGGTGCCGGAATGCAGCGTGGAATCTAGCGAGGGGCCAGCCTGTAGCGGAGGATTTAGCGAAGTAGCCAGCCTGCGTGATGGGATGGTATCATTTTATTCCTTTTATTGCATAAGTCTTTTAGTTTTTGAGATCGAATATCCCGATAAGCGAAGCGATTCGGGAACGACCAACCTACTTCTTGCACTTCACGCCCATCTGGAGCAGAGCCGATCACCCTCTCTCTTCAGGAGAGGGCGGGGGGTGAGGTAGAACACCCA contains:
- a CDS encoding MBL fold metallo-hydrolase, with protein sequence MNRIKKFLKRIMTVFLSIVLLLVLITVGYIQHPKFGKSSGGRRLEQIRQSPNFKNGKFQNIHFTPYVTEGYSLTSVAYDFAFTKFSRTNPTDTIPSIKTDLKTIPITENVLVWFGHSSYFIQLNGIRFLIDPVFSGNASPIPYSNKSFLGTDIYSVDDMPEIDYLLITHDHYDHLDYETILKLKSKIKHIVCGLGVGSHFEHWKFDTSKIIEKDWNDKVVIDDTITLHTATARHFSGRGFTRSNTLWLSYVLETPGFKMYLGGDSGYDTYFAELGEKFGGFDLAILDNGQYNTAWQELHMLPEEVLKATQDLKSKRLFPVHSSKFKLAFHPWDEPLIHLTEHNENKYHFPLVTPRIGEIVYLDHTSQEFEQWWLGLD
- a CDS encoding peroxiredoxin: MESLEQEVAVAMPRIGDKAPEFKAITTQGEINFPADYKGKWVILFSHPADFTPVCTSEFMTFAKLEPGFSALNCQLVGLSIDGLYSHIAWLRTIKDKIEFKGMKNMEVKFPLIEDISMSVAKKYGMIQPGESSTKAVRAVFYIDPKGMIRAIIYYPLSMGRNFDELKRALIAMQTADAYNIATPADWQPGDDVIVPTAGSCGVANDRMETKEEGITCTDWFFCTKKLSLEQVNNPPHSN
- a CDS encoding OsmC family protein; translated protein: MEPHFYNVDINWENSRKGIVCSPELNRKNGLCIEVATPPEFPKGMEGIWSPEHLFVAAVSGCLMTTFLAIAENSTLEFASFSCKAKGKLETVEGVLMMSEILLKPTVVIHSEQYRDKATRIIKKAENACLITHSIKSKITMEITVEVAPHLIEYK
- a CDS encoding ClbS/DfsB family four-helix bundle protein gives rise to the protein MPRPTDKKDLLTLSQKNFKDLNDFVDSFTEEDKNKEFPKGTMNRNFRDVLAHLYHWHLMTIAWYTIGMKGHKPEMPAKGYTWKTTPELNRKIWETYRTTELKKVRKSLDKSFNDVQGIINNHSNEELFQKKKYKWTGTTSLGAYLVSATSSHYDWALKLMKKAMK
- a CDS encoding CPBP family intramembrane glutamic endopeptidase — translated: MTLNLTIIIVGFVGIIFPTFILMTYQKVNAKINQDEKYRLTDYKQTLLIFWSLTLLILIDYFVYQQPTLNFHPKFSLVSIGLTILVMAFALFQYTTTKVSANSAYVVKEKLKDVYHYLPKSNKELNWFLFLSISAGICEEMMFRLFLFEFLKENTNLVIAFVLTNIIFAITHIGSGKNNLISSFILGLLFSAIYYITDNIWIAIILHSSIDINAGILGYRINRTTTNENLSSPNH